Proteins encoded together in one Triticum dicoccoides isolate Atlit2015 ecotype Zavitan chromosome 7B, WEW_v2.0, whole genome shotgun sequence window:
- the LOC119342052 gene encoding LMBR1 domain-containing protein 2 homolog A-like gives MWVFYLIAMPLTVGMVAATLRYFAGPAVPLHVLATVGYAWLCSLSFVILVPTDIYTTITGNQKGDVGFFWSWSYWSSFVLAWAIIPTIKGYEDAGDFTVKERLKTSIRANLLYYEIVGSIGFFGIVLIIIMHHDWGGAILGFAMACSNTFGLVTGAFLLGFGLSEIPKDIWRNADWTRRQKILSHMVAKMTVKLDNARQEYCNTITVVQATSKQMSKRDPLRPFMDIIDNMLAQMLRDDPLFKLSGGNKLAENDMDYDTDEKTMAALRRRLRIAHEEYCRCKSKYTTSVMEALELEDTVTNYEQHDADGWKYVSDLRESRSGTLGSFLDHIEFIWRCILLNRLLKVLSVLLGCISAAILLAEATLLPTGVHLSLFSVLINAAGKQEILVQVVAFAPLMYMCICTYYPLFRIGMMVVYSLTPGQTSSVSLLMICSMVARYAPAISYNFLNLVHLGGDVRTTFEKRMGSIDDAVPFFGRNFNRIYPLIMVVYTILVAGNFFGYLFEIFGSWKRFKFWTEEEEDTNGFDPSGVMILQKERSWIEQARKLGEKVTPLARNFSSVSEDVESGTVLQGAEKVVVMKAAPHSPKREGGAQHKYSSITEQHSSQQSVKQVKEETRPTSALLEAGDSENPSPASVVPDPSAGTASRWASMKAGFRSFKSSMSSKRLLPSSLSRTSSSTSDSLDEIFRGLKRHSSNPRADVEYLDDDDSALEMDRAIR, from the exons ATGTGGGTCTTCTACCTGATAGCGATGCCTCTGACGGTGGGGATGGTGGCGGCCACGCTGCGCTACTTCGCCGGCCCCGCCGTGCCGCTCCACGTCCTCGCCACCGTCGGCTACGCCTGGCTCTGCTCCCTCTCCTTCGTCATCCTCGTACCCACCGACATCTACACG ACAATTACCGGCAACCAAAAGGGTGACGTCGGATTCTTTTGGAGCTGGTCTTATTGGAGCTCGTTTGTCCTAGCATG GGCTATCATTCCTACCATTAAAGGCTATGAGGATGCTGGAGATTTCACAGTTAAAGAAAGGCTGAAAACCAGTATCCGAGCGAACTTGCTCTATTATGAAATTGTGGGATCTATCGGCTTTTTTGGAATAGTTCTGATTATAATCATGCATCATGATTG GGGTGGTGCTATCTTGGGCTTTGCTATGGCATGCTCAAATACCTTTGGACTAGTGACAGGTGCCTTTCTTCTTGGTTTTGGCTTGAGCGAAATTCCAAAGGATATATGGAGAAATGCTGATTGGACTCGCCGTCAAAAAATTCTCTCTCACATGGTTGCAAAGATGACTGTAAAACTTGATAATGCTCGCCAAGAATATTGCAACACAATCACT GTTGTTCAAGCCACATCGAAGCAAATGTCCAAGCGTGACCCACTAAGGCCTTTTATGGATATTATTGATAATATGCTGGCTCAAATG CTGAGAGATGACCCACTGTTCAAGCTTTCTGGTGGAAACAAACTAGCAGAAAATGATATGGATTATGATACTGACGAGAAAACTATGGCTGCACTTCGACGTCGACTTAGGATAGCTCATGAGGAGTACTGTAGGTGTAAAAG CAAATATACGACTTCTGTCATGGAAGCCCTTGAACTGGAAGACACAGTGACAAATTATGAGCAACATGATGCAGACGGATG GAAATATGTATCAGATTTAAGGGAAAGTCGATCAGGCACACTAGGATCCTTCCTTGACCATATAG agttcatttggcgATGTATACTGTTAAACCGACTCCTGAAAGTTCTTTCTGTTCTCCTTGGTTGCATCTCAGCTGCCATATTGTTGGCTGAGGCCACTTTGCTGCCAACTGGTGTCCATTTGTCACTTTTTTCTGTTCTTATAAATGCTGCAGGAAAGCAAGAAATTTTAGTCCAG GTTGTTGCATTTGCTCCATTGATGTACATGTGCATTTGCACATATTATCCGCTCTTTAGGATAGGGATGATGGTGGTCTATTCACTGACTCCAGGACAAACTAGCTCTGTCAGCCTGCTTATGATCTGCTC AATGGTTGCAAGATACGCACCTGCTATTTCTTACAACTTTCTGAATCTCGTTCATCTTGGTGGTGATGTTAGAACTACTTTTGAGAAG AGGATGGGGAGCATTGATGATGCAGTTCCTTTTTTTGGGAGAAACTTCAACAGAATATATCCACTCATTATGGTTGTTTACACTATACTGGTCGCGGGCAATTTCTTTGGATATCTGTTTGAAATATTTGGAAGCTGGAAAAGGTTCAAATTCTGGACCGAGGAAGAAGAGGATACAAACGGATTTGATCCATCTGGAGTGATGATTCTGCAGAAAG AAAGATCTTGGATTGAACAAGCACGCAAACTCGGCGAGAAGGTCACTCCATTGGCAAGAAACTTCAGTTCCGTCAGCGAAGACGTCGAGTCTGGAACCGTGCTACAG GGTGCAGAAAAGGTGGTGGTTATGAAAGCAGCTCCACATTCTCCCAAAAGGGAAGGAGGAGCCCAGCACAAGTACTCCTCCATTACAGAGCAGCACAGCAGCCAACAGTCAGTTAAGCAAGTGAAAGAGGAAACCCGTCCCACCTCTGCTTTGCTCGAAGCAGGGGACTCTGAAAACCCATCTCCTGCTAGCGTGGTACCGGATCCATCGGCCGGAACCGCGTCGAGATGGGCCTCGATGAAGGCGGGGTTTCGGAGCTTCAAATCGAGCATGAGCTCCAAGAGGCTGCTTCCTTCGAGCCTGTCGCGCACGAGCTCGTCGACTTCGGACTCGCTGGACGAGATCTTCCGGGGGTTGAAACGTCACTCGAGCAACCCACGGGCGGATGTGGAGTACCTTGACGACGATGACAGCGCCCTCGAAATGGATCGAGCGATTCGATGA